Proteins from a genomic interval of Phlebotomus papatasi isolate M1 chromosome 3, Ppap_2.1, whole genome shotgun sequence:
- the LOC129807805 gene encoding proton channel OtopLc isoform X3 — MQRCPYIHEMRERLLPPQQPSPPLQQPLQFRHHVPHQHPPTPRPIEPPAAMEQEREGLLLDSRPTDGNQVGTVVKLNPDGYGSHTSPTHQRTPLVPRDLGEDFSLDYAEEPLDPRRPKNANTFTKDIGFYIRSQKRTSLFIVTSLVYAMLLVVVCVAYVISDVSTHRIPVMYYEGFFTYLYGASILFLLYVFCFLLQESTCCAGGEKQPKPVKEKKPKEKKPKKGDPPEGKDAKGGKDKDKDAAKGGKPSPFQDTTVEAEKAPTPKNVRKRKTTQNNTTHGSFFLRVGAIAFGLGTMIYTGLEFGSFFEIPFDSPCHQILRGVNPLLQMIFTFMQMYFIFMNARLNIHRFKVLARFGLMHIVATNICVWIRTLVLESLKEITLYHQRRGPAPEDGAILDSIRRHTLRNAGTVMGTHLEPDFEWEPLHSNMNVQEASSAESPANILSRIVKSTAQGVTEGLAEDLDNPTPSRTTTSVPVTTLAHTTTTFLRKLKRATSAPTTESTETTTTAPPVTSTSTLASIFALFSSSSTTTSTPAPTTTTTSTTTESFFNNLFGFDQHSYQTYSGLAHNTSNSLDQTFESLDSLFPSALTAFQPVNYTNTTNATACGRVNIMGTIVQDSAPYLYPFIIEYCLIGAVVIYVMWRQIGRYPKFATEEDLEHRLEVMLSRRAVAMAQASSGRVDCVGASKGLFFGLLLLVGSLICLILFFVLVRHPQLSLLAIYLADVSHSALMAFSVIAILIGFCRVQHLKFRCEDQSNLNDILLRISAFGLFTYSVFSVISGALNFMESEPNLLVCVTGALAVLQVIFQLLFIADVSRRRVHLPEHDRSKPGRQIVTFLLICNISMFAIYTFEAQKVFANPVQLDFYGFIAWSLIQRVTLPLCIFHRFHSAVTLAEVWKTTYKPRLE, encoded by the exons CTAAATCCCGATGGATATGGCTCACATACGAGTCCAACTCACCAGAGAACTCCACTCGTTCCCAGGGACCTGGGGGAGGACTTTAGTCTGGATTATGCCGAGGAGCCACTCGATCCGAGAAGACCAAAAAATGCCAA caCATTTACTAAAGATATTGGATTTTACATTCGAAGCCAAAAAAg GACATCCCTCTTCATAGTCACCAGCTTGGTGTATGCCATGCTCCTGGTCGTCGTATGCGTTGCATACGTCATCAGCGATGTTAGCACTCATCGAATCCCAGTGATGTACTACGAAGGATTCTTTACCTATCTCTACGGGGCCAGCATTCTCTTCCTGCTCTACGTCTTTTGCTTCCTTCTGCAAG AGAGCACTTGCTGTGCTGGAGGTGAGAAGCAGCCCAAGCCTGTGAAGGAGAAGAAGCCGAAGGAGAAGAAACCAAAGAAGGGTGATCCACCAGAGGGAAAAGATGCCAAAGGTGGAAAGGACAAGGACAAGGATGCAGCCAAGGGTGGAAAACCCAGTCCATTCCAG gATACCACCGTCGAAGCCGAAAAGGCCCCCACACCCAAAAATGTTCGCAAGAGGAAAACCACCCAGAATAATACCACCCATGGCAGTTTCTTCCTCCGTGTTGGGGCAATTG CTTTTGGATTGGGAACAATGATCTACACTGGCTTGGAATTTGGTTCATTCTTTGAGATTCCATTTGATTCACCATGCCATCAAATTTTACGCGGTGTTAATCCTCTGCTCCAGATGATCTTCACTTTTATGCAAATGTATTTCATCTTTATGAATGCCAGA TTGAACATTCATCGTTTCAAAGTCTTGGCAAGATTTGGACTGATGCACATTGTTGCAACTAATATTTGTGTTTGGATCCGGACCCTTGTCCTTGAGTCTCTCAAAGAGATTACTCTCTATCATCAACGCCGTGGACCAGCACCTGAAGATGGTGCCATTTTAG ATTCTATCCGACGACATACCCTGAGGAACGCAGGAACCGTTATGGGAACACACCTAGAACCGGACTTCGAATGGGAACCTCTTCATTCCAACATGAACGTTCAGGAAGCCTCATCAGCAGAATCCCCAGCAAACATCCTTTCCCGGATCGTCAAGAGCACAGCTCAGGGTGTGACTGAAGGTCTTGCTGAGGATCTGGACAACCCAACCCCTTCAAGAACAACAACATCAGTTCCTGTTACAACCCTTGCACATACCACAACAACTTTCCTGCGCAAATTGAAACGTGCAACTTCAGCCCCAACAACCGAATCAACCGAAACGACAACAACTGCCCCGCCAGTTACTTCAACCTCGACCCTAGCTTCGATCTTCGCCCTGTTTTCTTCATCGTCTACGACAACTTCAACCCCAGCTCCTACTACAACAACCACTTCTACTACAACAGAATCTTTCTTCAACAACCTCTTTGGTTTTGATCAACACTCCTATCAGACGTATTCAGGACTGGCTCACAACACCAGTAACTCCCTGGACCAGACCTTTGAGAGTTTGGATTCTCTCTTCCCATCTGCTTTAACAGCTTTCCAGCCTGTTAACTACACAAATACAACCAATGCTACAGCCTGCGGACGGGTTAATATCATGGGGACCATTGTTCAAGATTCAGCTCCATACCTTTACCCCTTTATCATTGAGTACTGTTTGATTGGAGCTGTTGTGATCTACGTAATGTGGCGTCAGATTGGACGTTATCCCAA GTTCGCAACTGAGGAGGACTTGGAACACCGCTTGGAGGTTATGCTATCTCGACGAGCTGTAGCCATGGCTCAGGCTTCTTCAGGCCGTGTTGACTGCGTAGGAGCTTCCAAAGGACTCTTCTTTGGACTCCTACTCCTTGTGGGTTCCCTCATCTGCCTGATCCTCTTCTTCGTACTCGTTCGTCATCCCCAGCTCTCGTTGTTGGCCATCTACCTTGCAGACGTATCTCACAGTGCTCTAATGGCTTTCTCAGTCATTGCCATCCTCATCGGTTTCTGCAG GGTCCAACACTTGAAATTCCGCTGCGAGGACCAGAGCAACTTGAATGATATCTTGCTGCGTATTTCGGCATTTGGCTTGTTCACATATTCAGTGTTTAGCGTGATTTCGGGAGCTCTTAACTTCATGGAGAGTGAACCAAATCTACTGGTCTGCGTCACAGGAGCTCTTGCTGTTCTTCAG gtGATATTCCAACTGCTGTTCATCGCTGATGTATCCCGACGTCGGGTACATCTTCCTGAGCACGACCGTAGCAAACCCGGCCGTCAAATTGTCACATTCTTGCTAATCTGCAATATATCCATGTTCGCCATTTACACCTTTGAGGCACAGAAAGTCTTTGCAAATCCG GTTCAATTGGACTTCTATGGCTTCATTGCCTGGTCACTTATTCAGCGTGTGACCCTTCCACTGTGCATATTCCATCGATTTCACAGTGCTGTCACCCTGGCCGAAGTGTGGAAGACCACGTACAAGCCACGCTTGGAATAA
- the LOC129807805 gene encoding proton channel OtopLc isoform X6 produces the protein MGGPDVKVATVDVESGDNMATLPVSRAHTGGSGDSAEKNNAANKEMELKNVVPKPLQRTSLFIVTSLVYAMLLVVVCVAYVISDVSTHRIPVMYYEGFFTYLYGASILFLLYVFCFLLQESTCCAGGEKQPKPVKEKKPKEKKPKKGDPPEGKDAKGGKDKDKDAAKGGKPSPFQDTTVEAEKAPTPKNVRKRKTTQNNTTHGSFFLRVGAIAFGLGTMIYTGLEFGSFFEIPFDSPCHQILRGVNPLLQMIFTFMQMYFIFMNARLNIHRFKVLARFGLMHIVATNICVWIRTLVLESLKEITLYHQRRGPAPEDGAILDSIRRHTLRNAGTVMGTHLEPDFEWEPLHSNMNVQEASSAESPANILSRIVKSTAQGVTEGLAEDLDNPTPSRTTTSVPVTTLAHTTTTFLRKLKRATSAPTTESTETTTTAPPVTSTSTLASIFALFSSSSTTTSTPAPTTTTTSTTTESFFNNLFGFDQHSYQTYSGLAHNTSNSLDQTFESLDSLFPSALTAFQPVNYTNTTNATACGRVNIMGTIVQDSAPYLYPFIIEYCLIGAVVIYVMWRQIGRYPKFATEEDLEHRLEVMLSRRAVAMAQASSGRVDCVGASKGLFFGLLLLVGSLICLILFFVLVRHPQLSLLAIYLADVSHSALMAFSVIAILIGFCRVQHLKFRCEDQSNLNDILLRISAFGLFTYSVFSVISGALNFMESEPNLLVCVTGALAVLQVIFQLLFIADVSRRRVHLPEHDRSKPGRQIVTFLLICNISMFAIYTFEAQKVFANPVQLDFYGFIAWSLIQRVTLPLCIFHRFHSAVTLAEVWKTTYKPRLE, from the exons ATGGGTGGCCCTGATGTTAAGGTGGCCACTGTAGATGTTGAAAGTGGCGACAATATGGCTACGCTTCCTGTTTCCCGAGCTCATACGGGTGGAAGTGGAGACAGTGCTGAGAAAAATAATGCTGCCAACAAGGAGATGGAGCTCAAGAATGTCGTCCCGAAGCCCCTCCAGAG GACATCCCTCTTCATAGTCACCAGCTTGGTGTATGCCATGCTCCTGGTCGTCGTATGCGTTGCATACGTCATCAGCGATGTTAGCACTCATCGAATCCCAGTGATGTACTACGAAGGATTCTTTACCTATCTCTACGGGGCCAGCATTCTCTTCCTGCTCTACGTCTTTTGCTTCCTTCTGCAAG AGAGCACTTGCTGTGCTGGAGGTGAGAAGCAGCCCAAGCCTGTGAAGGAGAAGAAGCCGAAGGAGAAGAAACCAAAGAAGGGTGATCCACCAGAGGGAAAAGATGCCAAAGGTGGAAAGGACAAGGACAAGGATGCAGCCAAGGGTGGAAAACCCAGTCCATTCCAG gATACCACCGTCGAAGCCGAAAAGGCCCCCACACCCAAAAATGTTCGCAAGAGGAAAACCACCCAGAATAATACCACCCATGGCAGTTTCTTCCTCCGTGTTGGGGCAATTG CTTTTGGATTGGGAACAATGATCTACACTGGCTTGGAATTTGGTTCATTCTTTGAGATTCCATTTGATTCACCATGCCATCAAATTTTACGCGGTGTTAATCCTCTGCTCCAGATGATCTTCACTTTTATGCAAATGTATTTCATCTTTATGAATGCCAGA TTGAACATTCATCGTTTCAAAGTCTTGGCAAGATTTGGACTGATGCACATTGTTGCAACTAATATTTGTGTTTGGATCCGGACCCTTGTCCTTGAGTCTCTCAAAGAGATTACTCTCTATCATCAACGCCGTGGACCAGCACCTGAAGATGGTGCCATTTTAG ATTCTATCCGACGACATACCCTGAGGAACGCAGGAACCGTTATGGGAACACACCTAGAACCGGACTTCGAATGGGAACCTCTTCATTCCAACATGAACGTTCAGGAAGCCTCATCAGCAGAATCCCCAGCAAACATCCTTTCCCGGATCGTCAAGAGCACAGCTCAGGGTGTGACTGAAGGTCTTGCTGAGGATCTGGACAACCCAACCCCTTCAAGAACAACAACATCAGTTCCTGTTACAACCCTTGCACATACCACAACAACTTTCCTGCGCAAATTGAAACGTGCAACTTCAGCCCCAACAACCGAATCAACCGAAACGACAACAACTGCCCCGCCAGTTACTTCAACCTCGACCCTAGCTTCGATCTTCGCCCTGTTTTCTTCATCGTCTACGACAACTTCAACCCCAGCTCCTACTACAACAACCACTTCTACTACAACAGAATCTTTCTTCAACAACCTCTTTGGTTTTGATCAACACTCCTATCAGACGTATTCAGGACTGGCTCACAACACCAGTAACTCCCTGGACCAGACCTTTGAGAGTTTGGATTCTCTCTTCCCATCTGCTTTAACAGCTTTCCAGCCTGTTAACTACACAAATACAACCAATGCTACAGCCTGCGGACGGGTTAATATCATGGGGACCATTGTTCAAGATTCAGCTCCATACCTTTACCCCTTTATCATTGAGTACTGTTTGATTGGAGCTGTTGTGATCTACGTAATGTGGCGTCAGATTGGACGTTATCCCAA GTTCGCAACTGAGGAGGACTTGGAACACCGCTTGGAGGTTATGCTATCTCGACGAGCTGTAGCCATGGCTCAGGCTTCTTCAGGCCGTGTTGACTGCGTAGGAGCTTCCAAAGGACTCTTCTTTGGACTCCTACTCCTTGTGGGTTCCCTCATCTGCCTGATCCTCTTCTTCGTACTCGTTCGTCATCCCCAGCTCTCGTTGTTGGCCATCTACCTTGCAGACGTATCTCACAGTGCTCTAATGGCTTTCTCAGTCATTGCCATCCTCATCGGTTTCTGCAG GGTCCAACACTTGAAATTCCGCTGCGAGGACCAGAGCAACTTGAATGATATCTTGCTGCGTATTTCGGCATTTGGCTTGTTCACATATTCAGTGTTTAGCGTGATTTCGGGAGCTCTTAACTTCATGGAGAGTGAACCAAATCTACTGGTCTGCGTCACAGGAGCTCTTGCTGTTCTTCAG gtGATATTCCAACTGCTGTTCATCGCTGATGTATCCCGACGTCGGGTACATCTTCCTGAGCACGACCGTAGCAAACCCGGCCGTCAAATTGTCACATTCTTGCTAATCTGCAATATATCCATGTTCGCCATTTACACCTTTGAGGCACAGAAAGTCTTTGCAAATCCG GTTCAATTGGACTTCTATGGCTTCATTGCCTGGTCACTTATTCAGCGTGTGACCCTTCCACTGTGCATATTCCATCGATTTCACAGTGCTGTCACCCTGGCCGAAGTGTGGAAGACCACGTACAAGCCACGCTTGGAATAA